The following coding sequences are from one Vulpes vulpes isolate BD-2025 chromosome 12, VulVul3, whole genome shotgun sequence window:
- the ANKK1 gene encoding ankyrin repeat and protein kinase domain-containing protein 1, which produces MGPRSRKADSSSKPSPGLGRSPTGSLGPQGADPMAAGLEQCLGSPAAFTRDDFDGHWHWLASGGFGQVFQVRHRLWGTEYAVKCCPCGQWEATSSDVDCLIEEAAKMEKIKFQHIVSIYGVCRQPLGIVMEFMTNGSLEKMLPTHSLSWQLKFRIIHETSLAMNFLHSIKPPLLHLDLKPSNILLDNNMHVKISDFGLSKWMEQSTGMQCIQRSALRGTLSYIPPEMFLESNKPPGRKYDVYSFAIIIWELLTQKKPYSGFNTVTIVVQVAAGMRPSLQPVSDEWPGEAQQMVNLMRRCWDQDPKKRPCFPDITVETDMLLSLLQSPVADPESEALARKVSCKLSLHRPREVSEEVSPQLTDSDLGDYLKRVLQLSDTGDPVPSDEGLCIYENKVTPLHLLVVQGSVEQVRLLLAHGVHVDCRTACGYTPLLIATQDQQPDLCALLLEHGADANLADEEGWAPLHFAAQNGDDRTARLLLDHGAHVDAQEHEGWTPLHLAAQNNFENVARLLVSRQADPNVREAEGKTPLHVAAYFGHISLVKLLTGQGAELDAQQRNLRTPLHLAVERGKVRAIQHLLKSGVAPDALDQSGYSPLHLAAARGKYLICKMLLRYGASLELPTQQGWTPLHLAAYKGHLEIIHLLAESHADLGAPGGMKWTPLHLAARHGEEVVVLALLQCGADPSAAEQSGWTPLHLAVQRGAFLSVINLLEHRADVHARNKVGWTPAHLAALKGDVSILKVLVEAGAQLDIRDGVGCTPLQLALQNQKQNMIAFLEGKGPPLATLGGTEPAAQTEV; this is translated from the exons ATGGGGCCGCGGAGCAGGAAGGCAGACAGCAGCTCCAAGCCCTCCCCCGGCCTGGGCCGCAGCCCCACGGGGAGTCTGGGCCCCCAGGGCGCCGACCCCATGGCCGCGGGCCTGGAGCAGTGCCTGGGCAGCCCTGCTGCCTTCACCCGCGACGACTTCGACGGCCACTGGCACTGGTTGGCCAGCGGCGGCTTCGGCCAGGTGTTCCAGGTGCGACACAGGCTCTGGGGGACCGAGTACGCGGTCAAGTGCTGTCCCTGCGGCCAGTGGGAGGCCACCAG TTCCGATGTGGATTGCCTCATTGAAGAAGCCGCCAAAATGGAGAAGATCAAATTTCAGCACATCGTGTCCATCTACGGGGTGTGCAGGCAGCCCCTGGGCATTGTGATGGAGTTCATGACCAACGGCTCCCTGGAGAAGATGCTGCCCACGCACAGCCTCTCCTGGCAGCTCAAGTTCCGCATCATCCACGAGACCAGCCTGGCCATGAACTTTCTCCACAGCATTAAGCCACCTCTGCTCCACCTGGACCTCAAGCCAAGCAACATCCTCCTGGACAACAACATGCATGTCAAG ATTTCAGACTTCGGCCTGTCCAAGTGGATGGAACAGTCAACCGGGATGCAGTGCATCCAGAGGTCAGCTCTGCGGGGCACCCTCAGCTACATCCCCCCTGAGATGTTCTTGGAAAGTAACAAACCCCCAGGGCGCAAGTACGATGTGTACAG CTTTGCGATCATCATCTGGGAGCTCCTCACTCAGAAGAAACCATATTCAG GCTTCAACACGGTGACTATTGTTGTCCAAGTGGCCGCAGGTATGCGGCCCTCCCTGCAGCCTGTCTCCGATGAGTGGCCAGGAGAGGCCCAGCAGATGGTGAACCTGATGAGGCGCTGTTGGGATCAGGACCCCAAGAAGAGGCCCTGCTTTCCAG ACATCACTGTTGAGACAGATATGCTACTGTCCCTGCTCCAGAGTCCTGTGGCAGACCCAGAGAGTGAGGCTCTGGCCAGGAAGGTGTCCTGTAAGCTGTCTCTGCACCGGCCACGGGAG GTCAGTGAAGAGGTCAGCCCACAGCTAACAGACAGTG ACTTGGGAGACTACCTGAAGCGGGTCCTGCAGCTCTCGGACACTGGGGACCCAGTCCCAAGCGATGAGGGGCTGTGCATCTACGAGAACAAAGTcacccccctccacctcctggtGGTGCAGGGCAGCGTGGAGCAGGTGAGGCTGCTGCTGGCCCACGGGGTCCACGTGGACTGCCGGACAGCCTGCGGCTACACGCCCCTCCTCATCGCCACCCAGGACCAGCAGCCCGACCTCTGCGCCCTGCTCCTGGAGCATGGGGCGGACGCCAACCTGGCAGATGAAGAGGGCTGGGCGCCGCTGCACTTTGCGGCCCAGAACGGAGATGACCGTACTGCCCGCCTGCTCCTGGACCACGGCGCCCACGTAGATGCCCAGGAGCACGAGGGGTGGACCCCACTCCACCTGGCCGCACAGAACAACTTCGAGAATGTGGCACGGCTTCTGGTCTCCCGCCAAGCTGACCCCAACGTGCGCGAGGCGGAGGGCAAGACCCCCCTCCACGTGGCCGCCTACTTTGGCCACATCAGCCTGGTCAAGCTGCTGACAGGCCAGGGGGCTGAGCTGGATGCCCAGCAGAGAAACCTGAGGACACCACTGCACCTGGCAGTGGAGCGAGGCAAAGTGAGGGCCATCCAACACCTGTTGAAGAGTGGGGTGGCTCCCGATGCCCTAGACCAGAGTGGCTACAGCCCACTGCACCTGGCAGCTGCCAGGGGAAAGTATCTTATCTGCAAGATGCTGCTCAGGTATGGGGCCAGCCTCGAGCTGCCGACCCAGCAGGGCTGGACACCCCTACATCTAGCAGCCTACAAGGGCCACTTGGAGATCATCCACCTGCTGGCTGAGAGCCATGCAGACCTGGGGGCTCCTGGAGGCATGAAGTGGACGCCCCTGCACCTGGCTGCCCGCCacggggaggaggtggtggtgttAGCACTGCTGCAGTGTGGAGCTGACCCCAGTGCTGCCGAGCAGTCCGGCTGGACACCCCTCCATCTGGCTGTCCAGAGGGGCGCCTTTCTGAGCGTCATCAACCTCCTGGAGCACCGTGCAGACGTCCATGCCCGTAACAAAGTGGGCTGGACGCCGGCCCACCTGGCTGCCCTCAAGGGCGACGTGTCCATCCTCAAAGTGCTGGTCGAAGCCGGTGCCCAGCTGGACATCCGGGATGGGGTGGGCTGCACACCCCTGCAGCTGGCCCTCCAGAACCAGAAGCAGAACATGATCGCCTTCCTGGAGGGCAAGGGGCCCCCACTGGCCACCCTGGGTGGCACTGAGCCTGCAGCCCAGACCGAAGTTTAA